The following proteins are co-located in the Maridesulfovibrio sp. genome:
- a CDS encoding ChaN family lipoprotein, with protein sequence MTFNTDNKCARAILVLCALFFVLGGCVKKNIPPEMAVSFLPCSGDYIDSVGDQLPFDKLIVEASKADYVLIGEGHTSICDHKAQFDILEGVTSGHAKVAIGLEMVTAQKQDILNRFNLGQIPVTELPKELDWENGWRFDFNMFKPIFELAEKRRLTVAGLNFPFRVVKEVRDKGLEGLSPEDRAMLPEKVISSAPEQEEGLKEVLAMHQDRDATDPKQIERFFLVQSLWDTGMAEKAVQLRRSSGHPVVILAGGGHVEHGWGIPRRLKVLDPQAKVMTIMPWRGDEFYPTAADSFFYCPPSYESRMGMTIEIRQGRAVITAVKRDRKGYKKGLRPGDIIAKAQGIPVTSLTAMHMAGSKAHKDDKPLIFTIDRRGKIFDLDMGRLTRMKKDK encoded by the coding sequence ATGACTTTTAATACCGACAACAAGTGCGCAAGGGCCATTCTGGTCCTTTGCGCACTTTTTTTTGTGCTTGGCGGTTGTGTGAAGAAAAACATTCCACCAGAAATGGCGGTTTCTTTTCTGCCTTGTTCCGGGGATTACATTGATTCTGTCGGCGATCAGCTTCCATTCGATAAGCTTATAGTTGAGGCCTCAAAAGCCGACTATGTGCTTATCGGCGAAGGGCATACCTCCATCTGTGACCACAAGGCTCAGTTTGATATTCTTGAAGGTGTGACCAGCGGGCACGCTAAGGTTGCCATAGGCCTTGAGATGGTAACCGCTCAGAAGCAGGATATTCTTAATCGGTTCAATCTCGGCCAGATTCCGGTCACGGAGTTGCCCAAGGAACTTGATTGGGAGAACGGTTGGCGTTTTGACTTCAACATGTTCAAGCCTATTTTTGAACTGGCGGAAAAGCGCAGGCTGACCGTTGCCGGATTGAATTTCCCTTTTCGTGTGGTTAAAGAGGTGCGTGATAAAGGACTTGAAGGGCTTTCCCCGGAAGACAGGGCTATGCTGCCGGAAAAAGTAATCTCTTCCGCTCCCGAACAGGAGGAGGGATTGAAAGAAGTCCTCGCCATGCATCAGGACCGCGATGCCACAGATCCAAAGCAGATTGAGCGTTTTTTTCTAGTCCAATCCCTTTGGGATACAGGTATGGCGGAAAAGGCTGTGCAGTTGCGCCGAAGTTCCGGCCATCCGGTGGTCATTCTTGCCGGGGGCGGACATGTAGAGCACGGCTGGGGCATTCCGCGCAGGCTGAAAGTACTTGACCCGCAGGCCAAGGTTATGACCATCATGCCTTGGCGGGGTGATGAATTTTATCCCACAGCCGCGGATTCATTCTTTTATTGTCCGCCGTCTTATGAAAGTCGCATGGGCATGACCATTGAAATTCGTCAGGGCAGGGCGGTGATCACCGCTGTTAAGCGAGACCGCAAGGGTTACAAGAAAGGCTTGCGTCCCGGAGATATTATTGCCAAGGCGCAGGGAATTCCTGTAACCAGCCTGACTGCCATGCACATGGCCGGGTCCAAGGCCCATAAGGACGACAAGCCGCTGATCTTCACCATTGATCGTCGTGGCAAGATTTTCGACCTTGATATGGGCAGACTGACCCGCATGAAGAAAGATAAATAA